The Sorangiineae bacterium MSr11367 genome window below encodes:
- a CDS encoding glycoside hydrolase family 76 protein gives MIAPLVAALAATICNVHCEPRDPAVAGADRAAAAATVWSRTIALHLSDADAMGWASIDNGDPGDEAWLDRSFDGGRTWEPGGSKLGATTIPSGRRGWRTLMYNVDDPAARGIGALRACGKAGNRPEIACTPWFRTAASTRVEAAATALMQLYDNGTGLWKTTGWWNSANALTAMLDYWTRTGKASYRYAIANTFDKNRGNDFTNEYLDDTGWWGLAWVRAYDLTGEPRYLDMAKKTAEYMNTYRDGTCGGGVWWRTDKSYKNAITNELFIKLTAALHNRIAGDTMYLQRARETWQWFQASGMINANNLVNDGLDSATCRNNGQTTWTYNQGVILGALVQLHDATGDASLLTKARQLADASSASTALNPSGILREPCEGGDCGADGPSFKGIYVRNLGELDRALAGRPYRVYLQRQADAAFARNRTTLDQYGLHWNGPFDHVDAARQHSGLEAHVAAY, from the coding sequence ATGATCGCTCCTCTGGTGGCGGCGTTGGCGGCGACGATTTGCAATGTGCATTGCGAGCCTCGCGACCCTGCGGTGGCGGGTGCCGATCGCGCGGCGGCGGCGGCCACGGTGTGGTCGCGCACGATCGCGCTGCACCTCTCCGATGCGGATGCCATGGGGTGGGCCAGCATCGACAACGGCGATCCTGGCGACGAAGCGTGGCTCGATCGATCCTTCGACGGCGGGCGCACGTGGGAGCCCGGGGGCAGCAAGCTCGGGGCCACGACGATCCCGTCGGGGCGGCGTGGATGGCGCACGCTCATGTACAACGTGGACGATCCGGCCGCGCGGGGCATTGGTGCGCTGCGCGCGTGCGGCAAGGCGGGCAATCGGCCCGAGATTGCATGCACACCGTGGTTTCGCACGGCGGCGAGCACGCGCGTCGAGGCGGCGGCCACGGCCCTCATGCAGCTGTACGACAACGGCACGGGCCTCTGGAAGACCACGGGCTGGTGGAACTCCGCCAATGCGTTGACCGCGATGCTCGACTATTGGACGCGCACCGGCAAGGCCTCCTATCGCTATGCCATCGCGAACACCTTCGACAAGAACCGAGGCAACGATTTTACCAACGAATACCTCGACGACACCGGCTGGTGGGGCCTGGCCTGGGTGCGCGCGTACGACCTCACCGGCGAACCGCGTTACCTCGACATGGCCAAGAAGACCGCCGAGTACATGAACACGTACCGCGATGGTACCTGCGGGGGCGGCGTCTGGTGGCGCACGGACAAATCGTACAAGAATGCCATCACCAACGAACTGTTCATCAAGCTCACCGCCGCGCTGCACAACCGCATCGCGGGCGACACCATGTACCTGCAGCGCGCCCGCGAGACGTGGCAATGGTTCCAAGCGAGCGGCATGATCAATGCGAACAACCTCGTCAACGACGGCCTCGATTCCGCGACGTGCCGCAACAACGGGCAGACGACGTGGACGTACAACCAGGGGGTCATCCTCGGCGCCCTCGTGCAATTGCACGACGCCACGGGGGACGCGTCGTTGTTGACGAAGGCCAGGCAGCTCGCCGATGCATCGAGTGCGAGCACCGCGCTCAACCCCAGCGGCATTTTGCGCGAGCCATGTGAAGGCGGCGATTGTGGCGCGGACGGGCCATCGTTCAAAGGCATCTACGTGCGCAACCTGGGCGAGCTCGATCGCGCTCTCGCGGGCCGGCCCTACCGTGTGTATTTGCAGCGGCAAGCCGATGCCGCGTTTGCGCGCAACCGCACCACGCTGGATCAGTATGGGTTGCATTGGAACGGGCCGTTCGATCACGTGGACGCGGCCCGGCAACACAGCGGCCTCGAGGCCCACGTGGCCGCGTACTAA
- a CDS encoding metallophosphoesterase produces MNPASHPEMPSLRPRSAAYFEITHTVLPLHGLHPAHDGVRIAQLSDLHIGTATPRARVAGALEAVRRAQPDLVFLTGDFVTHSRYPLPRIAKELAGVAKPAFAVLGNHDHFVDARAVRTALEEIGCTVLVNESRSVLVRGEPLVLVGIDDAVTRHDDVRRAFEHAPAEKPALVLAHSPSTADDLPEARNLACFSGHTHGGHLHFGAMTQWIAGKLGQPYLRGLYEVRGNWLYVSRGLGFGRGSLVPRVASEPEVAFFELRMAT; encoded by the coding sequence ATGAACCCCGCGTCGCACCCCGAGATGCCTTCCCTGCGGCCTCGCTCCGCCGCCTATTTCGAGATCACGCACACCGTCCTGCCGCTGCACGGGCTGCACCCGGCGCATGACGGGGTGCGGATCGCGCAGTTGTCCGATCTGCACATCGGCACGGCGACGCCGCGGGCACGCGTGGCGGGTGCCCTGGAGGCCGTGCGCCGGGCGCAGCCCGATCTCGTCTTTCTGACGGGCGACTTCGTAACCCACTCGCGCTATCCGCTGCCGCGCATCGCCAAGGAGCTTGCCGGCGTGGCCAAGCCGGCGTTCGCGGTGCTGGGCAATCACGACCACTTCGTCGACGCGCGCGCGGTGCGCACCGCGCTCGAGGAGATCGGCTGCACGGTGTTGGTCAACGAGTCGCGGTCGGTGCTCGTGCGGGGCGAGCCGCTCGTTCTCGTGGGCATCGACGATGCCGTGACCCGACACGACGACGTGCGGCGCGCGTTCGAGCATGCGCCAGCGGAAAAGCCGGCGCTGGTGCTCGCGCATTCGCCCAGCACCGCCGACGATCTCCCGGAGGCGCGAAATCTCGCGTGCTTCTCGGGGCACACCCACGGGGGCCATCTGCACTTTGGCGCCATGACGCAGTGGATCGCGGGCAAGTTGGGCCAGCCATACCTGCGCGGCCTGTACGAGGTGCGCGGCAACTGGCTCTATGTGAGCCGCGGGCTCGGGTTCGGCCGCGGGAGCCTCGTCCCGCGCGTGGCCTCCGAGCCCGAGGTGGCCTTCTTCGAGCTGCGCATGGCGACCTAG
- a CDS encoding fumarylacetoacetate hydrolase family protein, with product MRIVRIIPPSAAPAAPLLALPVFAILDGSTLRLLSKAPWEGGTPTGETVPHTDALPLLAPVVPSKIVCVGRNYAAHAKELGNEVPKAPLLFFKPPSALIGHGGTIVLPPESERVEHEAEVGIVIGRRCKGISREQAREHIFGVTCVGDITARDLQRADGQWARAKGFDSFCPAGPWIETDLDAKLADLRISCTVNGATRQDGRTSQMIFPIDELLAYTSRMMTLEPGDLLVTGTPEGVGPLVHGDRLEISVEGVGTLACAVRK from the coding sequence ATGCGAATCGTTCGTATCATCCCGCCGTCCGCTGCGCCGGCTGCGCCGCTCCTGGCTTTGCCGGTCTTCGCCATCCTCGACGGATCCACGTTGCGCTTGCTCTCCAAGGCACCGTGGGAGGGCGGCACGCCGACCGGCGAAACCGTCCCGCATACGGACGCACTGCCGCTGCTCGCACCGGTGGTGCCGTCGAAGATCGTATGCGTCGGGCGCAACTACGCGGCCCATGCCAAGGAACTCGGCAACGAGGTGCCCAAGGCGCCGCTCCTCTTTTTCAAGCCGCCGTCCGCGCTCATTGGCCACGGCGGCACCATCGTGCTCCCGCCCGAGAGCGAACGCGTCGAGCACGAGGCCGAGGTGGGCATCGTCATCGGCCGCCGCTGCAAAGGCATCTCCCGCGAGCAAGCGCGCGAGCACATCTTCGGCGTCACCTGCGTCGGCGACATCACCGCGCGCGATCTGCAGCGCGCCGACGGTCAGTGGGCTCGCGCCAAGGGCTTCGACTCGTTCTGCCCCGCCGGCCCCTGGATCGAGACCGATCTCGACGCCAAACTCGCCGATCTGCGCATCTCCTGCACGGTGAACGGCGCCACCCGCCAAGATGGGCGCACCTCGCAAATGATCTTCCCCATCGACGAGCTGCTCGCGTACACGAGCCGCATGATGACCCTCGAGCCCGGCGATCTCCTCGTCACCGGTACCCCGGAGGGCGTCGGCCCGCTCGTCCACGGCGATCGCCTCGAGATCTCCGTCGAGGGTGTCGGCACCCTCGCGTGCGCGGTGCGGAAGTAA
- a CDS encoding formylglycine-generating enzyme family protein produces MPGRSWMHIALGAGIVIVSVLAVVLRKSDVHIECGPGFLAKAPRCLGCPPPLVARAGNGSSGCDAPDVRIAVPATTLLLGPSDWEAEGRVAPRTVEVAAFAIDAFEATVAKVEHRASPDGARAAANLTRDEAAAYCAARGGRLPTEDEWMAAAAANASTLRRYPWGDTGAVCRRAAWGLERGPCAHGALGPDTVGAHPDGDTPSGIHDLAGNVAEWVQPVMPTPASGASANSGLAVARGGSYRTALATELRTWSRMEIPPGSRNPDVGVRCAYEGASGEANPGYPRRSP; encoded by the coding sequence ATGCCCGGCCGCTCCTGGATGCACATCGCGCTGGGCGCCGGCATCGTCATCGTGAGCGTCCTCGCCGTCGTGCTCCGCAAGAGCGACGTGCACATCGAGTGCGGCCCCGGCTTTCTCGCGAAAGCACCCCGCTGCCTCGGCTGCCCGCCGCCCTTGGTCGCGCGAGCGGGCAACGGCAGCAGCGGCTGCGATGCGCCCGACGTGCGCATCGCCGTGCCGGCCACCACGCTTCTTCTCGGGCCCTCGGACTGGGAGGCGGAAGGCCGCGTCGCCCCGCGCACCGTCGAGGTCGCAGCCTTCGCCATCGACGCCTTCGAGGCCACCGTCGCCAAGGTGGAGCATCGCGCCTCCCCCGACGGAGCCCGCGCGGCCGCCAACCTGACCCGCGACGAAGCCGCGGCGTACTGCGCCGCCCGCGGAGGGCGCCTCCCCACCGAGGACGAGTGGATGGCCGCGGCCGCCGCGAACGCGAGCACCCTGCGCCGCTACCCCTGGGGCGACACCGGAGCCGTGTGCCGCCGCGCCGCCTGGGGACTCGAACGCGGCCCCTGCGCGCACGGTGCCCTCGGACCGGACACCGTGGGCGCCCATCCCGACGGCGACACGCCCTCGGGCATCCACGATCTCGCCGGCAACGTCGCGGAATGGGTGCAGCCCGTGATGCCCACACCGGCTTCCGGCGCCAGCGCCAACAGCGGCCTGGCCGTCGCCCGCGGCGGAAGTTACCGCACCGCGCTAGCTACCGAGCTCCGCACCTGGAGCCGCATGGAAATTCCGCCCGGTTCCCGAAATCCCGACGTGGGCGTGCGATGTGCCTACGAAGGCGCATCCGGCGAGGCGAATCCGGGTTACCCTCGTCGATCCCCATGA
- a CDS encoding competence/damage-inducible protein A encodes MTCAVLSIGTELTRGELVNSNAAWLSASLTDLGFDVPLGATVDDDLKRIVQELERLASFARVIVCTGGLGPTTDDITTQAVATLLGVPLVRDEASLEHIRRRLAKFGRTVSETNSKQADFPEGADILPNPIGTAPGFSVRIGNALAFFMPGVPREMKQIYEEQIVPRVRALAPNDSYQIRLRTFGLPESTVGERLAGVEEAFPGVILGYRATFPEIEVKVLARGLSTAAARELCERATLEVKQRLADVIYGEADDTFAGVTGRLLRKKEYTLAVAESCTGGLVGHLLTREPGASDFLLVDVVTYANSAKTRLLGIDEEVIRGHGAVSSEVACAMAEGVKRVSGADVALSLTGIAGPSGGSPEKPVGTVFIAVAGPGGVKVVERHFPGDRHMIQTLAAYVGLNLIRQACVTST; translated from the coding sequence ATGACGTGCGCCGTTCTCTCCATCGGGACCGAACTAACTCGCGGTGAACTCGTCAACTCGAACGCCGCCTGGCTCTCCGCGAGCCTCACGGACCTCGGCTTCGACGTGCCCCTCGGCGCCACCGTCGACGACGATTTGAAGCGCATCGTCCAAGAGCTCGAGCGCCTCGCGTCCTTCGCGCGGGTCATCGTCTGCACCGGAGGCCTCGGCCCGACGACGGACGACATCACCACCCAGGCCGTGGCCACCTTGCTCGGCGTGCCGCTCGTGCGGGACGAAGCCTCGCTCGAGCACATTCGCCGTCGCCTGGCGAAGTTCGGCCGCACCGTCAGCGAGACCAACTCCAAGCAGGCCGACTTCCCCGAGGGTGCAGACATTCTGCCCAACCCCATCGGCACGGCCCCCGGCTTCTCCGTGCGCATCGGCAACGCGCTCGCCTTCTTCATGCCGGGCGTTCCCCGCGAGATGAAGCAGATCTACGAGGAGCAAATCGTACCGCGTGTGCGTGCGCTCGCGCCGAACGACAGCTACCAGATCCGCCTGCGCACCTTCGGCCTCCCCGAGAGCACCGTCGGCGAGCGCCTCGCCGGTGTCGAAGAAGCCTTCCCCGGCGTGATTCTCGGCTACCGCGCGACCTTCCCGGAGATCGAGGTCAAAGTCCTCGCCCGCGGCCTCTCCACGGCCGCCGCGCGCGAACTCTGCGAGCGCGCCACTCTCGAGGTGAAGCAGCGCCTCGCCGACGTCATCTACGGCGAGGCCGACGACACCTTCGCCGGCGTCACCGGCCGCCTCCTTCGCAAAAAGGAATACACCCTCGCGGTCGCCGAATCGTGCACCGGCGGCCTCGTGGGCCACCTGCTCACGCGCGAGCCTGGGGCGAGCGATTTCCTCCTGGTCGACGTGGTCACCTACGCCAACAGCGCCAAAACGCGGTTGCTCGGCATCGACGAAGAAGTCATTCGCGGCCACGGCGCCGTGAGCAGCGAGGTCGCCTGCGCGATGGCCGAGGGCGTGAAGCGCGTCTCCGGCGCCGACGTTGCCCTTTCGCTCACCGGCATCGCGGGCCCCAGCGGCGGGTCGCCGGAAAAGCCGGTCGGCACGGTCTTCATCGCCGTGGCCGGCCCCGGCGGCGTCAAAGTCGTCGAACGGCATTTCCCGGGCGATCGCCACATGATCCAAACCTTGGCGGCGTACGTGGGATTGAACCTCATCCGCCAAGCGTGCGTCACTTCAACTTAA
- the rpe gene encoding ribulose-phosphate 3-epimerase — protein sequence MKPDKDRIIIAPSILSADFGRLAEEVRTVEAAGADWIHVDVMDGRFVPNITIGPPVVKAVRKVTKLRLDTHLMIVEPEKYIDAFAEAGADGLTVHVEACTHLHRTLERIRHLGLRAGVVLNPSTSEETLRYVMDLVDLVLVMSVNPGFGGQSFIESTLPKLTAIRKMIDQSGRAIDLEIDGGISPETAERAVRAGARALVAGNAIFTHPPYERAISAILTEAQKGLV from the coding sequence ATGAAGCCCGACAAGGATCGCATCATCATCGCCCCCTCGATATTGTCCGCCGATTTCGGCCGCCTTGCGGAGGAGGTTCGCACCGTCGAGGCCGCGGGTGCGGACTGGATCCACGTGGACGTCATGGACGGTCGGTTCGTCCCGAACATCACCATTGGCCCGCCGGTGGTGAAGGCGGTGCGCAAGGTCACCAAGCTGAGGCTCGATACCCACCTGATGATCGTCGAGCCGGAAAAATACATCGATGCCTTCGCCGAGGCCGGGGCCGATGGTCTGACGGTGCACGTGGAGGCTTGCACGCACTTGCATCGCACGCTGGAGCGCATTCGACATCTCGGGCTGCGCGCCGGGGTGGTCCTCAACCCGTCCACCAGCGAAGAGACCCTTCGCTACGTGATGGACCTGGTCGACCTGGTGCTGGTGATGAGCGTCAACCCGGGATTCGGAGGGCAGTCGTTCATCGAATCGACGCTGCCCAAACTGACGGCCATCCGCAAGATGATCGACCAAAGCGGGCGGGCGATCGATTTGGAGATCGACGGCGGGATTTCGCCCGAAACGGCGGAGCGTGCCGTGCGCGCGGGGGCCCGGGCGTTGGTCGCCGGAAACGCTATTTTCACGCATCCGCCCTACGAACGCGCCATTTCGGCTATTTTGACCGAAGCTCAAAAAGGGCTCGTTTGA
- a CDS encoding GNAT family N-acetyltransferase, whose product METRRITKADFDHIVEVIDRWWGGPIHAQVHPMFFYELGDHALIVEEGGLIIGFLLGFVARAEVDRAFPASPGAGLGVRTGYVHLVGIHPEYRRRGVGRLLYKDFVKECIAAGCTRMKAITTTGNEGSIRFHVALGWQATEMDHYAGYKRKRLVFTRDLTQDVPAAPQAGSGSENGHE is encoded by the coding sequence ATGGAAACCCGCCGCATTACCAAAGCCGACTTCGATCACATCGTCGAAGTGATTGACCGCTGGTGGGGAGGGCCCATCCACGCGCAGGTCCACCCAATGTTCTTTTACGAGCTCGGCGATCACGCCCTCATCGTGGAAGAAGGGGGCCTCATCATCGGGTTTCTGCTCGGGTTCGTCGCCCGGGCCGAGGTCGACCGAGCGTTCCCGGCGAGCCCCGGTGCCGGCCTCGGGGTGAGGACGGGCTATGTCCACCTCGTTGGCATCCACCCGGAGTACCGGCGCCGCGGTGTGGGCCGGCTTCTGTACAAAGACTTCGTCAAGGAGTGCATCGCCGCCGGCTGCACGCGCATGAAGGCCATCACCACCACCGGCAATGAGGGGTCGATCCGCTTTCACGTTGCCCTTGGCTGGCAGGCCACCGAGATGGATCACTACGCCGGCTACAAGCGAAAGCGCCTGGTGTTCACGAGGGATCTCACGCAGGACGTCCCGGCGGCGCCGCAAGCTGGATCGGGGTCGGAGAACGGCCATGAGTGA
- a CDS encoding cyclic nucleotide-binding domain-containing protein: MSESEVTPARLREIGLFGALSDEVIAHLAVALKPHKVPPGETIFREGDPAREMYVVLDGEIEVLKRSRRGRDLRVAILGPNDTFGEMSLIDVQARSATVRAVAHTRLLRMSSEDLDWLYRHDLKSYAIITLNIARDLSRRLRVADGILADFAASVLDEYVIGDRK, from the coding sequence ATGAGTGAGTCCGAGGTCACGCCGGCCCGCCTGCGCGAAATCGGCCTCTTCGGCGCGCTCTCCGACGAGGTGATCGCCCACCTGGCCGTCGCGCTCAAGCCGCACAAGGTTCCGCCCGGCGAAACCATCTTCCGCGAGGGCGATCCGGCCCGCGAGATGTACGTCGTGCTCGACGGGGAAATCGAGGTGCTCAAGCGAAGTCGCCGCGGCCGCGATTTGCGCGTGGCCATCCTCGGCCCGAACGACACCTTCGGCGAGATGTCCCTCATCGACGTGCAGGCGCGCTCCGCCACAGTCCGCGCCGTCGCCCACACGCGCCTGCTGCGCATGAGCAGCGAAGACCTCGACTGGCTTTACCGCCACGATCTGAAGTCGTACGCGATCATCACGTTGAACATCGCGCGCGATCTGTCCCGCCGACTTCGCGTCGCCGACGGCATCCTGGCGGACTTCGCCGCCAGCGTTCTCGACGAATACGTCATCGGCGATCGCAAGTAG
- a CDS encoding CarD family transcriptional regulator, with translation MQAGTDVKFNVGDKAVYPAQGVAEVIKIEEKDIAGSRQRFYVLRILDTDRKIMVPVTNASAVGLRQVINEQEIREIFDILKERTIAFDNQTWNRRYRGFMDKIKTGSIYDVAEVLRDLYRLKTDKQLSFGERRMLETARGLIVKEIAVARAQTEDDVKTEIEALFVAN, from the coding sequence ATGCAAGCTGGGACGGACGTCAAATTCAATGTTGGTGACAAGGCTGTTTATCCCGCCCAAGGGGTCGCCGAAGTCATCAAGATCGAGGAAAAAGACATCGCCGGGAGCCGTCAGCGTTTTTACGTGCTCCGCATCCTCGATACGGACCGCAAAATTATGGTCCCGGTGACGAACGCCAGCGCGGTAGGCCTCCGGCAAGTCATCAACGAGCAGGAGATCCGCGAGATCTTCGACATCCTGAAGGAGCGCACGATCGCGTTCGACAACCAAACGTGGAATCGGCGCTACCGCGGCTTCATGGATAAGATCAAGACCGGCTCGATTTACGACGTGGCCGAGGTGCTTCGCGATCTGTACCGCCTCAAGACCGACAAGCAGCTTTCGTTCGGCGAGCGCCGCATGCTCGAGACCGCCCGCGGCTTGATCGTCAAAGAGATCGCGGTGGCCCGCGCGCAGACCGAAGACGACGTGAAGACGGAAATCGAAGCCCTCTTCGTCGCCAACTGA
- a CDS encoding Ppx/GppA family phosphatase: MTEGRIATIDIGTNTVLLLVAERTGNGSLRAVEEHATITRLGQGVDKSRTLHPDAIARTCACLDVYGAIVKRLGVTHVAVVGTSAMRDARGSEVIAEHIGKTFGVELRVIGGDEEAELTFAGALVGLTEAVPGRDLVVFDIGGGSTEVVRGTLDDAGAVRSIGYKKSFDVGSVRLTERHVRSDPPSAGELDAIRADLDATFSSLGRDLGVTGAHAMVPIGIAGTVTTLAAVAMTMETYDATRVHGHHLTTRVLRSVVEHLASLPLALRREVPGLEPKRADVIVAGGLVVLALLEHLAAESLVISDRGVRWGLAVALSRSAATL, encoded by the coding sequence ATGACCGAAGGCCGCATCGCCACCATCGACATTGGAACCAACACCGTGCTCCTGCTCGTTGCCGAGCGCACCGGCAACGGCTCGCTGCGCGCCGTGGAGGAGCACGCGACCATCACGCGCCTCGGCCAGGGTGTCGACAAGTCGCGCACCCTGCACCCCGACGCCATCGCCCGCACGTGCGCCTGCTTGGACGTTTACGGGGCGATCGTGAAGCGCCTGGGGGTCACCCACGTGGCGGTGGTCGGAACGAGCGCCATGCGCGATGCGCGCGGCAGCGAGGTCATTGCAGAGCACATCGGGAAGACCTTCGGTGTCGAGCTGCGCGTCATTGGCGGTGACGAGGAGGCGGAGCTCACCTTCGCCGGAGCGCTCGTCGGTCTCACCGAGGCGGTGCCGGGGCGCGACCTCGTCGTGTTCGACATCGGCGGCGGCAGTACCGAGGTGGTGCGCGGCACGCTCGACGACGCCGGTGCGGTGCGAAGCATCGGTTACAAGAAAAGCTTCGACGTGGGCAGCGTGAGGCTCACCGAGCGCCATGTGCGGAGCGACCCTCCGTCGGCGGGCGAGCTCGATGCGATCCGCGCGGACCTCGATGCAACGTTCTCGAGCCTGGGACGTGACCTGGGCGTGACGGGCGCACACGCGATGGTGCCCATCGGCATCGCGGGCACGGTGACGACGTTGGCGGCCGTCGCGATGACGATGGAGACCTACGATGCGACGCGCGTGCACGGACACCACCTCACCACGCGCGTGTTGCGCAGCGTGGTGGAGCACCTCGCGTCGCTCCCTCTTGCACTGCGTCGTGAAGTCCCTGGCCTGGAACCCAAACGTGCCGACGTCATCGTGGCCGGAGGACTCGTCGTGCTGGCCCTGCTCGAGCACTTGGCCGCGGAATCGTTGGTGATTTCGGACCGAGGTGTGCGGTGGGGCCTGGCGGTTGCGCTCTCTCGATCGGCTGCTACATTGTGA
- a CDS encoding OmpA family protein translates to MARESFRWSMLATMAALLLTLVGCGHTDEEMAGKQREIDKLSADLKTAQSQLAEDQAKYGKAQGEIEDLRGQLKQAGIDSDKLRQAVSEYKQRSEQLAAIEQRFRDLKNRLDKLTQVGLKVVVRNNRMVIQLPGDVLFDSGKDELKAGGKDVLAQVAQVIGSDATLSQRIFQVAGHTDNEPYGGGPFKDNWGLSLNRARSTLLYLVTPRADAPAKPGAKAAPAGKGGGGLNPKNWSAAGYGETDPLAGTVENQSKDDRNKNRRVELVLQPNVEEMLNLNNIK, encoded by the coding sequence ATGGCAAGAGAGAGTTTTAGATGGAGCATGCTCGCCACGATGGCGGCATTGCTGCTCACGCTCGTGGGCTGCGGCCACACGGACGAGGAGATGGCCGGCAAACAGCGCGAGATCGACAAGCTCTCCGCCGATTTGAAGACGGCCCAGAGCCAGTTGGCCGAGGACCAGGCCAAGTACGGCAAGGCGCAGGGCGAGATCGAAGATCTCCGCGGGCAACTCAAGCAAGCGGGCATCGACTCCGACAAGCTTCGCCAAGCCGTCTCGGAGTACAAGCAGCGCTCCGAGCAGCTCGCGGCGATCGAGCAGCGCTTTCGTGACCTGAAGAACCGCCTCGACAAGCTCACGCAGGTGGGTCTCAAGGTGGTCGTGCGCAACAACCGCATGGTCATCCAGCTGCCCGGCGACGTGCTCTTCGACTCAGGCAAGGACGAGCTCAAAGCAGGAGGCAAGGACGTCCTCGCGCAGGTCGCGCAGGTCATTGGCAGCGATGCGACGCTGTCGCAACGCATCTTCCAAGTTGCGGGGCACACCGATAATGAACCGTACGGCGGAGGACCCTTCAAAGACAACTGGGGACTGTCGCTTAATCGCGCGCGCTCAACGCTTCTGTACTTGGTGACGCCGCGGGCCGATGCGCCGGCGAAGCCGGGTGCGAAGGCCGCACCGGCGGGCAAGGGCGGCGGCGGTCTGAACCCGAAGAACTGGTCGGCGGCCGGCTACGGCGAGACCGATCCGCTCGCGGGCACCGTCGAGAATCAGTCGAAGGACGACCGCAACAAGAACCGCCGCGTCGAGCTGGTCCTCCAGCCGAACGTGGAGGAAATGCTCAATCTGAACAACATCAAGTAG
- a CDS encoding DUF692 domain-containing protein → MSFRARHGLPDLGVGVGARVRHYPAIFDEAPDAPVSKIDWFEIISDNFFCPGGPPQKNLQRLRALRPVVPHGVSLSIGASHALDQEYLRGLKGVVAKLRPPWASDHLCWSGVPGADLHDLLPLPYTREALSHVVERVRQVQDFLELPFALENVSSYMTYRASTMPEWEFLAEVAERADCGILLDCNNVFVSAHNHGFDPNVYIDAIPADRVVQIHLAGYTDKGSYLLDTHSAPVVDAVWELYRRTLRRIGPISTLIEWDDDLPTFDVLVAEAERARRIREEVAS, encoded by the coding sequence ATGAGCTTCCGCGCGCGGCACGGCCTCCCGGATCTCGGCGTGGGCGTTGGCGCGCGCGTGAGGCATTACCCCGCGATTTTCGACGAGGCGCCCGATGCGCCGGTGTCGAAGATCGACTGGTTCGAGATCATCAGCGACAACTTTTTCTGTCCCGGCGGGCCACCGCAGAAGAACCTGCAGCGTCTGCGTGCCCTTCGCCCGGTCGTGCCCCACGGCGTGTCCCTCTCCATCGGGGCGAGCCATGCGCTGGACCAAGAATACCTGCGCGGGCTGAAAGGGGTCGTGGCCAAGCTTCGCCCGCCGTGGGCCTCGGATCACCTCTGTTGGTCCGGTGTGCCGGGCGCGGATCTGCACGACCTTCTTCCGTTGCCGTACACGCGTGAGGCCCTGTCGCACGTCGTCGAACGGGTGCGTCAGGTGCAGGATTTCCTCGAGCTGCCGTTCGCCCTCGAGAACGTGTCCAGCTACATGACGTACCGCGCGAGCACGATGCCCGAGTGGGAATTTTTGGCCGAGGTCGCCGAGCGCGCTGATTGCGGCATTCTGCTCGACTGCAACAACGTGTTCGTCAGCGCGCACAACCACGGCTTCGACCCGAACGTGTACATCGACGCCATTCCCGCCGACCGCGTGGTGCAGATCCACCTCGCCGGCTACACCGACAAGGGCTCGTACTTGCTCGACACGCACTCGGCGCCGGTGGTGGATGCCGTGTGGGAGCTCTACCGCCGCACCCTTCGGCGCATCGGGCCCATCTCGACGCTCATCGAGTGGGACGACGACCTGCCCACGTTCGACGTGTTGGTGGCCGAGGCCGAGCGTGCCCGCCGCATCCGCGAAGAGGTGGCCTCGTGA